Proteins found in one bacterium genomic segment:
- a CDS encoding LAGLIDADG family homing endonuclease, whose product MRRIGKIPQNYPPLSLSGNLAEYIGVVLGDGNISKFPRTERIIISANSNNLGFVNRYTKLTKQIFNKKPTVSKVYNKNNIRIGLYQKEISKRLGIPSGDRGRLNIKTPNWILKNQSYLIRYLRGLFEAEGSLSVHKPTCTYNFQFSNKNQSLLKNVENGLKLLGYNPEIRKTSTRLRKKLEVEKFRKLIKFRVY is encoded by the coding sequence ATGCGAAGAATTGGAAAAATTCCTCAAAATTATCCTCCCCTTTCCTTGTCTGGTAATTTAGCGGAATATATTGGAGTTGTTCTTGGCGACGGCAATATTAGTAAATTTCCACGAACAGAAAGAATTATAATTTCAGCAAACTCTAATAATTTAGGTTTTGTTAATCGTTATACTAAATTAACTAAACAAATATTTAATAAGAAACCAACAGTTAGCAAGGTTTACAATAAAAACAATATAAGAATCGGTCTTTATCAAAAAGAAATTTCAAAAAGATTAGGTATCCCTTCAGGCGATAGAGGTCGTTTAAACATAAAAACTCCTAATTGGATTTTAAAAAACCAAAGTTATTTAATCAGATATTTAAGAGGGTTATTTGAAGCGGAGGGTTCTTTATCGGTTCATAAACCGACATGTACTTATAACTTTCAATTTTCCAATAAAAACCAAAGTTTATTAAAAAATGTTGAGAATGGGTTAAAATTACTTGGTTATAATCCCGAGATTAGAAAAACTTCAACTAGACTTCGTAAAAAATTAGAGGTTGAAAAATTTAGAAAATTGATTAAATTTAGAGTATATTAA
- the fmt gene encoding methionyl-tRNA formyltransferase: MKYAFFGTPDFAAVILEKLIKSGFPPAAVVCNHDRPVGRKKIITPPPTKVLAEKYEIKVYQPEKLEIRNFQLEIGEIDFAVVAAYAQIIPKEILEMSRLGTIGVHPSLLPKYRGSSPIQSAILSGESETGVTLFLVDEKVDHGPIFAQRKLEFSISNFQFSKLQQLLAELAGYLLIETLPKFLKSEITPLPQDESQATYTKKFKTEDGYVDLEKDDPIIIERKICALNPEPGVWTILIPEELSSLIRANSSIQNKKRVKLLEAELVDGKLKLTKIQFEGGKPQIIP; the protein is encoded by the coding sequence ATGAAATACGCATTTTTCGGCACGCCTGATTTTGCGGCTGTTATTTTGGAAAAATTGATTAAATCCGGTTTTCCGCCGGCGGCGGTTGTTTGCAACCACGATAGGCCGGTTGGCAGGAAAAAAATCATCACTCCCCCGCCGACTAAAGTTCTGGCCGAAAAATATGAGATTAAAGTTTATCAGCCGGAAAAATTAGAAATTAGAAATTTCCAATTAGAAATTGGCGAAATAGATTTTGCTGTCGTCGCCGCTTACGCCCAAATTATTCCCAAAGAAATTTTAGAAATGTCGCGGCTGGGAACTATCGGCGTTCACCCTTCGCTTTTGCCGAAATACCGCGGTTCCTCCCCTATTCAATCGGCTATTCTTAGCGGAGAATCCGAAACCGGCGTCACTTTGTTTTTGGTGGATGAGAAAGTAGACCATGGCCCAATTTTCGCCCAGCGAAAATTGGAATTTTCAATTTCTAATTTTCAATTTTCAAAATTACAGCAATTACTGGCGGAGTTGGCTGGATATTTACTGATTGAAACCCTGCCGAAGTTTTTAAAAAGCGAAATCACTCCCCTTCCGCAAGACGAAAGCCAGGCTACTTACACGAAAAAATTCAAAACCGAAGATGGCTATGTTGATTTAGAAAAGGATGATCCTATAATTATTGAAAGAAAAATCTGCGCTCTTAATCCGGAGCCGGGAGTTTGGACTATTTTAATTCCGGAAGAGTTATCTTCTCTAATTCGCGCGAATAGTTCCATACAAAACAAAAAACGGGTAAAACTTTTGGAGGCCGAATTGGTTGACGGAAAATTGAAATTGACTAAAATCCAATTTGAAGGCGGAAAACCTCAAATAATACCCTAA
- the def gene encoding peptide deformylase: protein MNILTVNNKKEEKFLRRKTPDFDFAKHKKAEIKEIIKKMRAAIKKVKGIGLSANQLGFDWRLFIAEIPSDKGKPKFYAIFNPGIVKVSKEKIELEEGCLSVPGIWGLVERPEQITLAGFDKNGKKIKIKAWALPARVFQHEIDHLNGILFVDRTNKLFKEALEETAKI from the coding sequence ATGAATATTTTAACTGTCAACAATAAAAAAGAAGAAAAATTTTTACGGCGAAAAACGCCTGATTTTGATTTCGCCAAACATAAAAAGGCAGAAATTAAAGAAATAATCAAAAAAATGCGAGCGGCGATAAAAAAAGTAAAAGGCATCGGCTTGAGCGCTAATCAGCTCGGCTTTGACTGGCGGCTTTTTATCGCGGAAATCCCAAGCGATAAAGGCAAGCCGAAATTTTATGCTATTTTCAATCCCGGCATTGTTAAGGTTTCAAAAGAAAAGATTGAGCTTGAAGAGGGTTGTCTTAGCGTGCCGGGGATTTGGGGTTTAGTGGAAAGGCCGGAACAGATAACGCTGGCGGGTTTTGATAAAAACGGAAAGAAAATAAAGATTAAGGCCTGGGCATTGCCGGCACGGGTATTTCAGCACGAAATAGATCACTTGAACGGGATTCTTTTTGTTGACAGGACTAATAAACTTTTCAAAGAAGCCCTAGAGGAAACGGCAAAAATATAA
- the thpR gene encoding RNA 2',3'-cyclic phosphodiesterase has product MRLFIAINLPEKTKNVIEEAVNKIKPLFDNYSAHFSPKNNWHLTITFLGYQPPEALDSILKSIKETAAQFTHVKIDFESISYGPPGKPARMVWLTGVKKTSEKLNELKIKLDETLIENGIKFKQDNRRFNAHLTLVRFPDPLGKLPDKLITPLSLSFEAETLDLMESHLKQTGAEYEVLSEFDFH; this is encoded by the coding sequence ATGCGTCTCTTTATTGCCATAAATCTGCCTGAAAAAACAAAAAATGTCATAGAAGAAGCGGTTAATAAAATCAAGCCACTTTTTGATAATTATTCAGCCCACTTTTCGCCGAAAAACAATTGGCATCTGACCATCACTTTTTTAGGATACCAGCCGCCGGAGGCCTTGGATTCTATTCTTAAATCAATCAAAGAAACCGCGGCACAATTTACCCACGTAAAAATAGATTTTGAAAGCATCAGCTACGGGCCGCCTGGCAAACCGGCTCGGATGGTCTGGCTGACCGGCGTTAAAAAAACTTCCGAAAAATTAAACGAACTGAAAATAAAATTAGACGAAACGCTTATTGAGAATGGCATAAAATTCAAGCAAGACAACCGGCGTTTTAACGCGCATCTTACTTTAGTGCGATTTCCCGATCCCTTGGGAAAATTGCCCGATAAACTAATAACTCCACTATCATTGTCTTTTGAAGCCGAAACTCTTGATTTAATGGAATCACATCTCAAGCAAACCGGCGCGGAATATGAAGTACTTTCTGAATTTGATTTTCATTAA
- a CDS encoding S41 family peptidase produces MENKKTSNKNYGLILGIALLVSVSYSFGFQGGLRNAEPKTVYKDNPEIAADFSTFWKAWDTFKQNFVHSKDITDQDMLYGAISGLVNAGNDPYTVFLKPSDANKFEEDLNGNFGGIGAQIDIRNSQLMVVAPLKDSPAERVGLKSGDKILKINSTSTDTLATIEEAVKLIRGTKGTTVVLTILRDGWALPKEISIIRDTIAVPTLDWEMKSDNIAYIQLYSFNENAPLAFYKAALPALISGAKGIILDLRNNPGGYLDAATNIAGWFLKSGDVVVREEFSSGKQDVLKAQGNSALADLPVVVLVNGGSASASEILAGALRDNRHVKIIGETTFGKGTVQELKRFTDGSEMKVSIAQWLLPNGETIDKKGITPDIVVELTEEDATAGKDPQLDKAMEIIKAEIK; encoded by the coding sequence ATGGAAAACAAAAAAACATCCAATAAAAATTACGGTTTAATCCTCGGGATTGCTTTGCTAGTCAGCGTTTCCTATTCTTTTGGTTTCCAAGGCGGGCTTCGTAATGCCGAACCGAAAACCGTATACAAAGATAATCCGGAAATCGCCGCTGATTTTTCTACATTCTGGAAGGCCTGGGATACTTTTAAACAAAACTTCGTTCATAGCAAGGATATAACCGACCAGGATATGCTTTACGGAGCCATCTCCGGCCTGGTAAACGCGGGCAACGACCCTTACACTGTTTTTCTTAAGCCCAGCGATGCCAATAAATTCGAAGAGGATTTAAACGGAAACTTTGGAGGAATCGGCGCCCAAATTGATATCCGCAATAGTCAATTAATGGTCGTTGCTCCTTTGAAAGATTCGCCGGCTGAACGAGTGGGCCTGAAAAGCGGTGATAAAATCCTGAAAATTAATAGTACCTCCACCGACACTCTCGCCACGATTGAAGAAGCGGTAAAACTGATTCGCGGAACAAAAGGAACGACGGTTGTCCTCACAATTTTAAGAGACGGCTGGGCATTGCCTAAAGAGATATCTATTATCAGAGACACCATCGCCGTGCCTACTCTTGACTGGGAAATGAAATCAGACAATATCGCTTACATTCAGCTTTATAGTTTCAACGAAAACGCTCCCCTGGCATTTTATAAAGCCGCCCTGCCGGCTCTTATAAGCGGTGCTAAAGGTATAATCTTAGACCTTCGCAACAATCCCGGCGGCTATTTAGACGCGGCGACTAATATCGCCGGCTGGTTCTTGAAAAGCGGGGATGTGGTCGTAAGAGAAGAATTCAGTTCCGGTAAACAGGATGTTCTTAAAGCCCAAGGCAACAGCGCCTTAGCCGATTTACCGGTGGTTGTTTTAGTCAATGGCGGTTCAGCTTCGGCTTCTGAAATTTTAGCCGGTGCCTTGCGGGACAACCGTCATGTCAAAATCATCGGCGAGACCACTTTCGGCAAAGGAACGGTTCAGGAACTTAAAAGATTTACTGACGGCTCGGAAATGAAAGTTTCAATTGCCCAATGGCTTTTGCCTAACGGCGAAACAATTGACAAAAAAGGCATAACTCCAGATATTGTCGTTGAATTAACCGAGGAAGACGCTACGGCCGGAAAAGACCCCCAACTGGACAAAGCAATGGAAATTATAAAAGCAGAAATTAAATAA
- the rplI gene encoding 50S ribosomal protein L9 has translation MKIILSEDIKGLGKKFEIKEVKDGYAKNFLIPGKLAKAANEANLKILTQQKTVWENKEKEILEHFEKIADQLKSAVLDFPMKVSLPAQAGEKVSIFGSVSAAEIIKAIKDLDTLKKYSEEIKNFEVILEKPIKELGEHLVEINLGKGIKSKVKIKVHSQP, from the coding sequence ATGAAAATAATTTTATCAGAAGACATCAAGGGACTGGGTAAAAAATTTGAAATCAAGGAAGTCAAGGACGGATACGCCAAAAATTTTTTAATACCCGGAAAATTAGCCAAAGCGGCAAACGAAGCCAATCTTAAAATTCTTACTCAGCAAAAAACAGTTTGGGAAAATAAAGAAAAAGAGATTCTCGAGCACTTTGAGAAAATCGCCGATCAGCTTAAAAGCGCCGTCTTGGATTTTCCCATGAAAGTAAGCCTGCCTGCGCAGGCAGGGGAGAAAGTATCAATTTTCGGTTCAGTCAGCGCCGCGGAAATCATAAAGGCCATTAAAGACTTGGATACTTTAAAAAAGTATTCCGAAGAAATAAAAAATTTTGAAGTAATACTGGAGAAACCGATTAAAGAATTAGGAGAACACTTGGTGGAAATAAACCTCGGAAAAGGAATTAAATCAAAAGTTAAAATTAAAGTACACTCACAACCTTAA
- the rpmA gene encoding 50S ribosomal protein L27 produces the protein MAHTKAKGSTKLGRDSAAQRLGIKVTDGQIVKIGDIIVRQRGTNYFPGLNVRRANDDTLYSLKAGKVKFAHKRHTRFDGVNRSVKVVSVL, from the coding sequence ATGGCACATACAAAAGCAAAAGGCTCAACAAAATTAGGCAGAGATTCAGCGGCTCAACGATTGGGTATTAAAGTGACCGACGGCCAGATAGTGAAAATAGGCGACATCATTGTTCGCCAGCGGGGTACTAATTATTTCCCCGGTCTTAATGTCCGCCGCGCGAATGACGACACGCTTTACTCTCTTAAAGCGGGGAAAGTTAAGTTTGCTCATAAAAGACACACTCGTTTTGACGGCGTCAACCGGTCAGTTAAGGTTGTGAGTGTACTTTAA
- a CDS encoding peptidoglycan DD-metalloendopeptidase family protein, whose translation MNSIQPNLFSKTRIILLQRQNFLFPRRPNSASRRPIFGRLRDIFSNKFGWIVFIFLFSIFYFLFSTVQASTPQDLRDAINQKSAELQQIDSERQKILDNLNELNKESATIQKDIKKNDYQISQLNLSIKSSGITIEKLGLEIESLNSEIKDIGNKSDIEKQAIINLLRELNEKEGEGILNILLKNKSLTDTISETQNLLDLNTNLATEVATLRQLHDERFQKLGDVSQKEQNQEAAKADSQNRKLIVQDQKAEQQNLLAVNKKQGSAYQQRIDELEKIQQAVGAEIDKIESELRAKIDPNILPVPRSGVLAMPLNLDLKANLTQGYGCIVDSFARKSYPACNEGTGNGGFHNGIDIGVPVSTEVFAAENGRVIAVGNTDKYCPPVWYGKKKYGGSYGKYIVIKHDNNLSTLYTHLSLQEVKVGDIVNRGVRIGYSGNTGFSTGSHLHFTVYANIYGGGQTLLSPEIKNSNTCGLQPYGATLNPLDYL comes from the coding sequence ATGAATAGCATCCAACCAAACTTGTTTTCAAAAACCAGAATAATTTTGCTCCAGCGGCAAAATTTTCTTTTCCCTCGGCGTCCAAACTCCGCTTCGCGGAGACCAATCTTTGGACGCCTGCGGGATATTTTCTCAAACAAGTTTGGTTGGATTGTTTTTATCTTTCTATTTTCTATTTTCTATTTTCTATTTTCTACCGTTCAGGCTTCCACTCCTCAAGATCTCAGAGATGCTATCAACCAGAAAAGCGCCGAGCTTCAACAGATTGATTCCGAGCGCCAAAAAATTCTTGATAATCTCAACGAATTAAACAAAGAAAGCGCCACTATTCAAAAAGATATTAAAAAGAACGATTATCAAATCAGCCAGTTAAATTTGTCAATTAAATCCAGCGGAATCACTATTGAAAAACTTGGCTTGGAAATTGAATCTTTGAATAGTGAAATCAAAGATATAGGAAATAAGTCCGATATTGAGAAACAGGCCATCATTAATTTATTAAGAGAGCTTAATGAAAAAGAAGGCGAAGGGATTTTAAATATTTTGTTGAAAAATAAAAGCTTGACTGACACTATTTCCGAAACTCAAAACTTGCTTGACCTTAATACTAATTTAGCCACGGAAGTAGCCACGCTTCGGCAGCTCCACGACGAACGTTTCCAGAAATTAGGCGATGTTTCGCAGAAAGAGCAAAATCAGGAAGCGGCAAAAGCCGATTCGCAGAATAGAAAACTTATAGTTCAAGATCAAAAAGCAGAGCAACAAAATCTTTTGGCCGTCAATAAAAAACAAGGAAGCGCCTATCAGCAAAGAATTGATGAGCTGGAAAAAATACAACAGGCAGTCGGCGCCGAAATTGACAAAATTGAATCCGAATTAAGAGCAAAAATTGATCCGAATATCCTGCCTGTACCGCGGTCTGGAGTTTTAGCCATGCCCTTGAATTTAGATTTGAAAGCGAATTTAACCCAGGGATACGGCTGTATTGTCGATTCTTTTGCCAGAAAATCTTATCCGGCCTGCAATGAAGGCACGGGCAATGGCGGATTTCATAACGGAATTGATATCGGCGTACCTGTCTCGACGGAGGTTTTCGCGGCCGAAAACGGCCGGGTGATAGCTGTCGGGAATACCGATAAATATTGTCCTCCGGTTTGGTATGGTAAAAAGAAATACGGCGGTTCTTATGGAAAATATATCGTGATTAAACACGACAATAATCTTTCAACATTATATACTCATCTTTCTTTGCAAGAGGTGAAAGTCGGCGATATCGTAAATAGGGGAGTCCGGATTGGTTATAGTGGTAATACAGGTTTTTCTACCGGCTCGCATCTCCATTTTACGGTTTATGCGAATATCTACGGCGGAGGCCAGACCTTGCTTTCACCCGAAATAAAAAACAGCAACACTTGCGGCCTCCAGCCCTATGGAGCGACTTTGAATCCTCTTGACTATTTATAA
- the gltX gene encoding glutamate--tRNA ligase encodes MADSPKKDIRVRIAPSPTGLLHMGTARTALFNWLFAKNQGGSFILRIEDTDLERSDQKYEKDIIESLQWLGLNWDEGPFRQTDRLDIYEKYIKKLLEEGRAYYCFCTKEEIEADKQAMLSQGLAPKYSGRCRNNREPDSERPSVIRFKMPETEVVFNDLIRGKVKFNTGLIGDIVIAKNLRTPLYNLAVVVDDFEMKISHIIRGEDHISNTPKQIMIQGALGFDEPVYAHLPLILSADRSKLSKRYIETSIADYRNEGYLPEAMMNFLALLGWHPEEDDREVFALEELIKQFNLKRIQKGGAVFNLEKLDWLNSQYIMQLEPEELIERLKNFIPHEWLKDEEFLIKVVKIEKERVKKLTDFVKLVGFFFELPDYPANLLIWDKTPKEKILDNLQSILPLVEDFDNANNKIMALAESRGRGEVFWPLRVALSGQTASPGPFEILGVLGRDESLKRIKIAIQKFNE; translated from the coding sequence ATGGCTGATAGTCCCAAAAAAGACATTCGGGTGCGGATTGCGCCCTCGCCAACCGGTCTTTTGCACATGGGCACGGCCCGGACCGCTCTGTTTAACTGGCTTTTTGCCAAAAATCAGGGCGGGAGCTTTATTTTACGGATAGAGGACACGGATTTGGAGCGTTCCGACCAAAAGTATGAAAAGGATATTATTGAGAGCCTTCAATGGCTGGGATTGAATTGGGACGAAGGTCCTTTCCGGCAAACCGATAGATTGGATATTTATGAAAAATATATCAAAAAACTTCTTGAAGAAGGCCGGGCTTATTATTGTTTTTGTACCAAAGAAGAAATTGAAGCCGATAAACAGGCGATGCTTTCCCAGGGTTTAGCGCCGAAATACAGCGGCCGTTGCCGGAATAATCGCGAACCGGATTCTGAAAGACCCTCGGTCATCCGTTTTAAAATGCCGGAAACGGAAGTGGTTTTCAACGATTTAATCCGAGGTAAAGTAAAATTTAACACCGGGCTTATCGGAGATATTGTTATCGCCAAAAATTTGCGGACGCCGCTTTATAATCTAGCAGTGGTGGTTGATGATTTTGAAATGAAAATCAGCCATATTATCCGCGGCGAAGATCATATTTCCAATACACCGAAACAAATTATGATCCAAGGAGCCCTGGGTTTTGACGAACCGGTTTATGCCCATTTGCCCTTAATTCTGTCAGCTGACCGAAGCAAACTCTCCAAGCGTTATATTGAAACCTCAATTGCAGATTACCGAAATGAAGGTTATTTGCCGGAGGCTATGATGAATTTTTTGGCTTTGCTGGGTTGGCACCCGGAGGAAGACGACAGGGAAGTATTCGCTTTGGAAGAATTAATAAAACAATTCAACTTAAAACGCATTCAGAAAGGAGGAGCGGTTTTCAATTTGGAAAAATTGGATTGGCTCAATAGCCAATATATTATGCAATTGGAACCGGAAGAGTTAATTGAGCGTCTGAAAAATTTTATTCCTCACGAATGGCTGAAGGACGAGGAATTTTTGATAAAAGTTGTTAAGATTGAAAAGGAAAGAGTCAAAAAATTGACTGATTTCGTAAAATTGGTCGGTTTCTTTTTTGAATTGCCCGATTATCCGGCTAATCTTTTGATTTGGGATAAAACGCCAAAGGAAAAGATTCTTGATAATCTTCAATCAATTTTGCCTTTAGTGGAAGATTTTGACAATGCTAATAATAAAATTATGGCTTTGGCCGAAAGTCGGGGCCGGGGCGAGGTTTTTTGGCCTTTGAGAGTGGCCCTTTCCGGCCAGACCGCCTCGCCGGGACCTTTTGAAATTTTGGGAGTTTTGGGTCGTGACGAAAGTTTGAAAAGAATAAAAATAGCCATTCAAAAGTTTAATGAATAG
- a CDS encoding UDP-N-acetylglucosamine--N-acetylmuramyl-(pentapeptide) pyrophosphoryl-undecaprenol N-acetylglucosamine transferase encodes MKDKTRILLTAGGTGGHIYPLVAVAEAIYRLAAEQNRNIEIKYFGPAGVLNNEFEGRGIKIEKIISSKLRRYFSLNNFIDAPKFVFSFFQALFKIFRFMPDVVFSKGGTGVPMAVILASRFYRIPIIIHESDTIPGLTNLWATRFAGKILISFEKAAQYFPADKTILVGNPIRPEIIREIPDKETAKKTLGFNSAEPVILVIGGSQGALSVNNFILDNLGEILDFAQVIHQSGPINYSETKKDSDFLLKTLGDFYKNRYQLVGYLQDAKAIREAFAAADLVLSRAGSGSIFEIAAFGKPSILIPLEESASDHQKVNAYEYAKTGAAVVMEEANFKSSIFISQAKKILTDPESQNKMSQAAKNFAEPEAAQKIAEEILKSF; translated from the coding sequence ATGAAAGATAAAACCAGAATACTTTTAACCGCCGGCGGCACGGGAGGGCATATCTATCCCTTGGTCGCGGTGGCTGAAGCAATTTATCGCTTAGCCGCAGAACAAAATCGCAATATAGAAATAAAATATTTCGGGCCGGCTGGCGTTTTGAACAACGAATTTGAGGGTAGGGGAATAAAAATCGAAAAGATTATCTCCAGCAAACTGCGGCGTTATTTTTCTTTAAATAATTTCATTGACGCTCCTAAATTTGTTTTCAGTTTTTTTCAGGCGCTTTTTAAAATTTTTCGGTTTATGCCAGACGTGGTTTTTTCCAAAGGGGGGACAGGAGTTCCAATGGCCGTCATTTTGGCTTCCAGATTTTACCGGATACCGATAATCATTCACGAATCAGACACAATTCCGGGCTTGACTAATCTTTGGGCTACCCGTTTTGCCGGGAAAATTCTCATATCTTTTGAAAAAGCGGCGCAATATTTTCCCGCTGATAAAACAATTCTGGTCGGCAATCCCATCCGGCCGGAGATTATAAGAGAAATTCCCGACAAGGAAACGGCGAAAAAAACTTTGGGCTTCAATTCCGCCGAACCGGTGATTTTGGTTATCGGCGGTTCGCAAGGCGCTTTGTCAGTCAATAATTTCATTCTGGATAATTTGGGAGAAATTCTTGATTTCGCTCAAGTTATTCATCAATCCGGCCCGATTAATTATTCGGAGACCAAAAAAGATTCCGATTTTCTGCTTAAGACCTTGGGAGATTTTTATAAAAATCGTTATCAATTAGTCGGCTACTTGCAAGACGCCAAAGCCATAAGAGAAGCATTTGCGGCGGCGGATTTGGTTCTTTCCCGTGCCGGTAGTGGCAGTATTTTTGAAATTGCCGCTTTCGGCAAGCCGAGTATCTTAATTCCCTTGGAAGAATCAGCCAGCGACCATCAGAAAGTAAATGCGTATGAATATGCCAAAACCGGAGCGGCGGTAGTAATGGAAGAAGCCAATTTTAAGTCTAGTATTTTTATAAGCCAGGCAAAAAAGATTTTAACCGACCCGGAATCGCAAAATAAAATGAGTCAGGCGGCCAAAAATTTCGCCGAACCCGAAGCCGCCCAAAAAATCGCGGAAGAAATTTTAAAGTCATTTTGA
- a CDS encoding transketolase C-terminal domain-containing protein — protein MLNPQVKLSSEIFNKEIKQEPTRFGFGEGLIIAGEADPNVVVLCADITDSTRCSGFRDKFPERFFEMGIAEQNMAVVAAGLALSGKIPFISSYATFSPGRNWEQIRSFIAYGNTNVNIAGAHAGISTGPDGATHQATEDLAIMRVLPGMRIFVPCDSLEAKKATVAAAKIWGPDYIRLTREKTPVFTTDQTPFIPGKAEIFWDSSKPQCAIIGCGPLVYNALLAAKDLAEEGINTIVVNNHTLKPMDEKIIIDVAKKCRAVVTVEEHQVKGGLGGAVAEILAKNYPTPMEFIGMQDTFGESGNMNDLLEKYGMGVDAIKEAVKRVIKKR, from the coding sequence ATGTTAAATCCCCAAGTAAAACTTTCTTCAGAAATTTTTAATAAAGAAATCAAACAGGAGCCGACCCGTTTCGGATTCGGCGAGGGTTTGATTATCGCCGGCGAAGCCGACCCCAATGTCGTGGTTTTGTGCGCCGACATCACCGATTCCACCCGTTGTTCCGGATTCCGGGATAAATTTCCCGAAAGATTTTTTGAAATGGGCATTGCCGAACAGAATATGGCGGTGGTGGCCGCGGGCTTGGCTTTAAGCGGGAAAATTCCCTTTATTTCTTCTTACGCCACTTTTTCCCCGGGACGCAATTGGGAGCAAATCAGGTCTTTTATCGCTTACGGCAACACTAATGTCAATATCGCCGGAGCTCACGCCGGAATTTCCACCGGGCCTGACGGCGCCACTCACCAAGCAACCGAAGATTTGGCTATTATGAGAGTTTTGCCCGGCATGAGGATTTTTGTTCCCTGCGATTCCCTTGAGGCAAAAAAGGCGACGGTGGCCGCGGCTAAAATTTGGGGGCCGGATTATATTCGTTTGACGCGGGAGAAAACGCCGGTGTTCACCACCGACCAAACGCCCTTTATCCCAGGCAAAGCGGAAATTTTTTGGGATTCTTCAAAACCGCAATGCGCCATTATCGGCTGTGGGCCGTTGGTTTATAACGCTTTATTGGCGGCTAAAGATTTAGCCGAAGAGGGGATTAATACCATCGTGGTCAATAATCACACTTTAAAACCAATGGACGAGAAAATCATAATAGATGTTGCCAAAAAATGCCGGGCAGTAGTTACCGTTGAAGAGCATCAGGTTAAAGGCGGTTTGGGCGGCGCGGTAGCGGAAATTTTAGCCAAAAATTATCCGACACCGATGGAATTTATCGGGATGCAGGACACTTTCGGCGAATCCGGCAATATGAACGACTTGCTTGAAAAATACGGAATGGGAGTGGACGCCATTAAAGAAGCGGTGAAAAGAGTCATAAAAAAACGATAG
- a CDS encoding transketolase has translation MAESYDKKIKFLEEMANKIRQKIIETLLEAGSGHSASTLGSADIFTALYFHILNHDPKNPEWPERDRLILSCGHYCPVQYVAMAYAGYFPLEELKTLRKINSRLQGHPHYGALPGIEATSGPLGAGLSQSIGMALAARMDKKKHRIYCVTSDGEQNEGNVWEAMLFAGKNRLSNVTAILDRNNIQIDGYTENVMPLEPLREKYEAFNWHVLEVDGHNIEAIIDATNEAKAIYEKPTIIIAHTIPGKGVGFMECEFKYHGVPPTKDEADLALKELRTLCGKIKEE, from the coding sequence ATGGCTGAATCCTACGACAAAAAAATAAAATTTCTTGAGGAGATGGCGAATAAAATTCGCCAGAAAATAATTGAGACCTTGCTTGAAGCGGGCTCCGGCCATTCTGCTTCCACTTTGGGCAGCGCCGATATTTTCACGGCTCTTTATTTCCATATCCTTAATCACGACCCGAAAAATCCCGAATGGCCGGAACGGGATCGACTGATTTTATCCTGTGGCCATTATTGCCCGGTTCAGTACGTGGCGATGGCCTATGCCGGCTATTTTCCTTTGGAAGAATTGAAAACCTTGAGAAAAATCAATTCCCGTCTTCAGGGTCATCCCCATTATGGGGCCCTGCCGGGCATTGAAGCCACTTCCGGCCCTTTGGGCGCCGGCCTTTCCCAGTCCATCGGTATGGCTTTGGCGGCCCGGATGGATAAGAAGAAGCATCGGATTTATTGCGTCACCTCGGACGGCGAGCAGAACGAAGGAAATGTCTGGGAGGCGATGTTGTTTGCGGGTAAGAATCGCTTGAGTAATGTCACCGCTATTTTAGATCGCAATAATATCCAGATTGACGGCTATACCGAAAACGTGATGCCCTTGGAACCGTTGCGGGAAAAATACGAGGCCTTCAATTGGCACGTGCTTGAAGTTGACGGCCACAACATTGAAGCGATAATTGACGCCACCAACGAAGCCAAAGCGATTTATGAAAAACCGACAATAATTATCGCCCACACCATCCCCGGCAAGGGAGTGGGTTTCATGGAATGCGAATTTAAATATCACGGCGTGCCACCGACAAAAGACGAAGCCGATTTGGCTTTAAAAGAGTTGCGGACTTTGTGCGGAAAAATTAAAGAAGAATAA